Proteins from a single region of Paenibacillus sp. BIHB 4019:
- the raiA gene encoding ribosome-associated translation inhibitor RaiA, with amino-acid sequence MEYIIRGQHLQVTDALKDYVEKKLGRLEKYFEAPTSETTVTLSVTKGIHAVEVTIPIARNFLRAEEKSADMYASIDTVVDKLERQIRKHKTKVNRRFRHDSGVKSLFREEGSAVGVLEHEEEDFEVVRTKKFLLKPMDVEEAILQMNMVGHNFFVFANSLNEEVNVVYKRDDGTYGLIEQG; translated from the coding sequence ATGGAATACATCATTCGAGGTCAACATTTACAAGTGACAGATGCACTCAAGGATTATGTCGAGAAGAAGCTCGGCCGCTTAGAGAAGTATTTTGAAGCCCCTACCTCCGAAACAACCGTAACCTTATCGGTAACGAAAGGCATACACGCTGTCGAGGTCACGATTCCGATTGCCCGCAACTTTTTGAGAGCAGAGGAGAAAAGTGCCGACATGTACGCCTCTATTGATACAGTTGTGGATAAGCTGGAAAGACAAATTCGCAAACACAAAACGAAAGTCAACCGTAGATTCCGCCATGATAGCGGTGTGAAATCGTTATTCAGGGAAGAAGGCTCCGCCGTAGGCGTTCTTGAGCATGAGGAAGAGGATTTCGAAGTCGTAAGGACAAAGAAATTTCTGCTCAAGCCGATGGATGTGGAGGAGGCCATTTTGCAAATGAATATGGTCGGCCATAACTTTTTCGTATTCGCCAATAGCTTAAATGAAGAGGTGAACGTCGTATACAAACGCGATGATGGAACATATGGATTAATTGAACAAGGCTAA
- the secA gene encoding preprotein translocase subunit SecA produces MLGLVKKIFGDANEREVKRLTRKVEEINALESTISALSDEELAAKTVQFRARLAKGETIDQILPEAFAVTREASKRTLGMRHFDVQLMGGIVLHEGKIAEMRTGEGKTLVATLPVYLNALLEKGVHVVTVNDYLASRDSQLMAQLYNFLGMTVGCNLNGLSHEEKQSAYACDITYGTNNEFGFDYLRDNMVLYKEQMVQRPLYFSIIDEVDSILVDEARTPLIISGQAAKSTELYYSADRFLSRLKVEEDYTIDVKLRNVMLTEEGVEKAEKAFHIENLFDHENVTLNHHIQQALKANVIMKRDVDYVVQDDEVIIVDEFTGRLMSGRRYSDGLHQAIEAKEQLKVQNESMTLATITFQNYFRMYRKLAGMTGTAKTEEEEFKRIYGLDVIQVPTNRSMIRKDLQDVVYKSEKGKFNAVVEEIVARHANKQPVLVGTISIENSERLAEMLKRRGVAHKVLNAKFHAEEAEIISRAGQEGSVTIATNMAGRGTDIMLGEGVADFGGLHIIGTERHESRRIDNQLRGRAGRQGDPGSSQFYLSLEDELMRRFGSDNIMAMMDRLGLEEDQPIESRMITRAVESAQKRVEGNNFDLRKVVLQYDDVMNQQREVIYKQRLDVLTSDNIREIVMEMIKAVIDRTVKAHCTEDIPEEWDLETIIDFVDANLLNEGTVTRDDIWGKEIEEITEFIYGKVVAYYDEREAELGETTMREFEKVVSLRAVDSKWMDHIDAMDQLRQGIHLRAYGGTDPLREYQFEGFEMFKAMIDTIQEEVAKYIMKSRVESNLERQEVAQGQTTTNSPGESQEKRPAKRLDRVGRNDDCPCGSGKKYKQCHGK; encoded by the coding sequence ATGCTCGGATTAGTGAAAAAAATATTTGGTGATGCGAACGAGCGCGAGGTTAAGCGCCTCACGCGTAAAGTAGAAGAAATCAATGCACTGGAGTCCACCATCTCGGCTTTGTCCGATGAGGAGCTCGCAGCTAAAACTGTACAATTCAGAGCTCGCCTTGCTAAAGGAGAGACGATTGATCAAATATTGCCAGAAGCTTTCGCAGTTACGCGTGAAGCTTCGAAGCGTACGCTCGGCATGCGTCACTTCGATGTGCAGCTGATGGGCGGTATCGTTCTCCATGAGGGCAAAATCGCTGAGATGAGAACCGGTGAAGGTAAAACGCTCGTAGCGACACTGCCTGTATATCTGAACGCGCTGCTTGAGAAAGGCGTACATGTCGTAACGGTCAATGATTATTTGGCTTCTCGTGACAGCCAGCTGATGGCTCAGCTTTACAATTTCCTCGGCATGACGGTCGGCTGCAACCTGAACGGCTTGTCGCATGAGGAGAAGCAAAGCGCCTATGCTTGCGATATTACGTACGGTACGAACAATGAGTTTGGCTTCGATTACTTGCGCGACAACATGGTTCTTTACAAAGAACAAATGGTTCAGCGCCCGCTTTATTTCTCAATCATTGATGAAGTTGACTCCATCCTTGTCGATGAGGCGCGTACACCGCTTATTATTTCGGGACAAGCTGCCAAGTCGACTGAGCTTTATTATTCGGCAGACCGCTTCCTGAGCCGTTTGAAGGTGGAAGAGGATTACACGATTGATGTGAAGCTGCGCAATGTCATGCTGACGGAAGAAGGCGTGGAGAAGGCGGAGAAGGCGTTCCACATTGAAAATCTTTTTGACCATGAAAATGTGACGCTCAATCACCATATCCAACAGGCGCTCAAAGCCAATGTCATTATGAAGCGCGATGTCGATTATGTCGTTCAAGATGACGAAGTCATCATCGTCGATGAATTTACTGGACGCCTAATGTCCGGTCGCCGTTACAGCGATGGCTTGCATCAAGCGATTGAAGCGAAGGAGCAGCTCAAAGTACAAAATGAGAGCATGACCTTGGCTACGATTACGTTCCAGAACTATTTCCGGATGTATCGCAAGCTTGCGGGCATGACGGGTACGGCGAAGACGGAGGAAGAAGAATTCAAGCGGATTTACGGCTTGGACGTTATTCAAGTTCCGACGAACCGCTCCATGATTCGTAAAGACCTTCAAGATGTCGTTTATAAATCGGAAAAAGGCAAGTTTAATGCTGTTGTGGAAGAGATCGTAGCTCGCCACGCGAACAAACAGCCTGTACTGGTCGGTACGATTTCCATTGAAAATTCCGAGCGTCTGGCAGAAATGCTTAAACGCCGCGGTGTTGCCCATAAAGTACTGAATGCGAAGTTCCATGCGGAAGAGGCTGAAATTATTTCGCGTGCCGGTCAAGAGGGCTCTGTTACTATTGCTACTAACATGGCGGGACGCGGTACCGATATTATGCTCGGTGAAGGGGTAGCTGATTTTGGCGGCCTTCATATTATTGGTACGGAGCGCCATGAGAGCCGCCGGATCGATAACCAGCTGCGTGGTCGTGCCGGACGTCAAGGCGATCCGGGCTCATCCCAGTTTTATTTGTCGCTGGAAGATGAACTGATGCGCCGTTTTGGCTCGGATAACATTATGGCCATGATGGATCGTCTCGGTCTGGAAGAGGATCAACCGATCGAAAGCCGGATGATTACCCGTGCAGTAGAATCGGCTCAGAAGCGTGTAGAAGGAAACAACTTCGATCTTCGTAAAGTCGTTCTTCAATATGATGATGTCATGAACCAGCAGCGTGAAGTAATTTACAAGCAGCGTCTGGATGTGCTCACTTCCGATAATATCCGTGAAATCGTCATGGAAATGATTAAAGCGGTCATTGATCGCACGGTTAAAGCTCACTGTACGGAGGATATTCCGGAAGAGTGGGATTTGGAAACCATTATCGACTTCGTAGATGCGAACCTTCTGAATGAAGGCACCGTGACGAGAGACGATATTTGGGGCAAGGAAATTGAGGAAATTACCGAATTTATTTATGGCAAAGTCGTTGCTTATTATGACGAGCGTGAAGCAGAGCTTGGCGAAACGACGATGCGTGAATTCGAGAAGGTCGTTTCACTTCGCGCAGTTGACAGCAAATGGATGGATCACATCGATGCAATGGATCAGCTGCGTCAAGGTATCCACCTTCGGGCATACGGCGGTACGGATCCGCTTCGCGAGTACCAATTTGAGGGCTTTGAGATGTTCAAGGCGATGATTGATACGATCCAAGAGGAAGTTGCCAAATACATTATGAAGTCGCGCGTAGAAAGCAACCTGGAGCGCCAAGAGGTAGCTCAAGGCCAGACGACGACGAACAGCCCAGGCGAAAGCCAGGAAAAACGTCCGGCGAAGCGTTTGGACCGGGTTGGCCGCAATGATGATTGCCCATGCGGCAGCGGCAAGAAATACAAGCAGTGCCACGGTAAATAA
- the prfB gene encoding peptide chain release factor 2 (programmed frameshift), producing MIEPTVKQDLREIAKRLQDLRGSLDLDLKNELIANYEEKMTAPDFWDDNDKAQNVISEMNAVKSVVDQYLRLNGEMEDLQTMLELAEEEQDETLEPELLEGTAQLLRKLNDFELTLLLNQPYDKLNAIVELHPGAGGTESQDWGQMLYRMYTRWAEKSGFKVELLDYLPGDEAGIKSVTILVKGYNAYGYLKAEKGVHRLVRISPFDASGRRHTSFASCDVVPEITDDIDIEIRSEDLKVDTYRASGAGGQHVNKTESAIRITHIPSGIVVACQQERSQIQNRERAMNMLRSKLYERKIEEQRQHLAEIRGEQSDIAWGSQIRSYVFHPYSMVKDHRTSVETGNVGAVMDGDLNAFINGYLRHQIRHD from the exons ATGATAGAACCAACGGTGAAACAAGATTTGCGGGAAATAGCGAAGCGGCTCCAAGATCTCAGGGGGTCTCTT GACTTAGATCTAAAAAACGAATTAATCGCCAACTATGAGGAAAAAATGACGGCGCCTGATTTTTGGGATGACAATGACAAGGCGCAAAACGTGATTTCCGAAATGAATGCAGTCAAATCGGTCGTCGATCAATATTTGCGTTTGAACGGCGAGATGGAAGATTTGCAAACGATGCTGGAGCTGGCAGAGGAAGAGCAGGACGAGACGCTTGAGCCTGAGCTGCTGGAAGGAACAGCCCAGCTGCTGCGCAAGCTGAATGATTTTGAGCTGACGCTGCTGCTTAACCAGCCGTATGATAAGCTTAACGCAATCGTTGAGCTGCATCCTGGCGCTGGCGGCACCGAGTCGCAGGACTGGGGCCAAATGCTGTACCGGATGTATACGCGCTGGGCAGAGAAAAGCGGTTTCAAGGTTGAGCTGCTGGATTATCTCCCTGGTGATGAGGCAGGCATCAAGAGCGTTACGATTTTGGTCAAAGGCTACAACGCTTACGGCTACCTTAAAGCGGAGAAGGGCGTACACCGCCTCGTTCGCATTTCGCCGTTTGATGCGTCAGGCCGTCGCCATACATCCTTCGCATCTTGCGATGTAGTGCCGGAAATAACTGATGACATCGATATCGAAATCCGCAGTGAGGATTTGAAGGTTGATACATACCGTGCCAGTGGAGCGGGCGGACAGCATGTCAACAAGACGGAATCGGCGATTCGTATTACGCATATTCCTTCGGGGATCGTTGTGGCCTGCCAGCAGGAGCGTTCACAAATCCAGAACCGTGAGCGGGCGATGAATATGCTGCGCTCCAAGCTTTATGAGCGGAAAATTGAAGAGCAGCGACAGCATCTCGCGGAAATTCGCGGGGAGCAATCGGATATTGCCTGGGGCAGCCAAATCCGCTCCTATGTTTTTCATCCGTACAGCATGGTCAAGGATCATCGCACCTCGGTGGAGACAGGGAATGTAGGCGCTGTAATGGATGGCGACCTGAATGCCTTCATTAACGGATATTTGCGCCATCAAATTCGCCACGACTAA